One genomic segment of Cololabis saira isolate AMF1-May2022 chromosome 22, fColSai1.1, whole genome shotgun sequence includes these proteins:
- the LOC133423574 gene encoding LOW QUALITY PROTEIN: leucine-rich repeat-containing protein 18-like (The sequence of the model RefSeq protein was modified relative to this genomic sequence to represent the inferred CDS: substituted 1 base at 1 genomic stop codon), with the protein MDKICTAQKKGGKGTNVTLKIAKKAIRITPEGKRRLVLNNMGIRDFPNCLFKLTNVDELDLSRNFLQTLPDNLGNLTSLSWLELHGNKLESVPESIGNLVGLTHLNLANNNNLTSAGLPSSLGSLTNLKSLNLGMNGLDALPATLERLDSLQELGLFDNHFTKLPSSCGEVMKKKVSLQKGHVYVVHESSLCGSCLQKCKAQRERLTRGGEXREGGGYMLKERKSRTYSGLMTPNSVAIVNQDMWRIKRKGGK; encoded by the coding sequence ATGGATAAAATATGTACCGCCCAAAAAAAGGGAGGCAAAGGAACAAACGTGACACTCAAAATTGCCAAAAAGGCCATACGGATCACCCCAGAGGGAAAACGCCGGCTCGTCCTCAACAACATGGGAATAAGAGACTTCCCAAATTGTCTCTTCAAGCTCACTAATGTAGATGAGTTGGACCTCAGCCGCAACTTCCTACAGACACTCCCAGATAACCTCGGGAACCTGACGTCACTCAGCTGGCTGGAACTTCACGGTAACAAGCTGGAATCTGTGCCAGAGTCCATAGGCAACCTGGTGGGACTGACTCACCTCAACCTTGCTAATAACAACAACCTAACTTCGGCCGGTTTACCCTCCTCACTTGGTTCCCTCACCAACCTGAAGAGTCTCAATCTGGGAATGAACGGGCTGGACGCCCTGCCTGCCACCCTGGAGCGCTTAGACAGCCTCCAGGAGTTAGGCCTGTTTGATAACCACTTCACCAAGCTACCAAGTAGCTGTGGTGAAGTGATGAAGAAGAAAGTGTCACTGCAAAAAGGACATGTGTACGTGGTCCATGAGAGCAGTCTGTGTGGCTCATGCCTTCAGAAATGTAAAGCTCAGAGGGAAAGGCTTACAAGAGGAGGAGAATGACGAGAAGGTGGCGGTTATATgttaaaggaaaggaaaagtagGACATATTCTGGACTGATGACACCAAACTCAGTGGCCATAGTCAATCAGGATATGTGgagaattaaaagaaaaggtgGAAAATAA